One window from the genome of Pseudonocardia hierapolitana encodes:
- a CDS encoding NAD(P)/FAD-dependent oxidoreductase, with protein MARPRIVIVGAGFAGYHAARALSRLSRGRADIALVNPMDYFLYLPLLPEVAAAVLDPRRVAVSLPETLPGVRLILGEADRIDLAARRVGWVDPEGGRGTCGYDRLVLAVGSVTKLLTIPGVNEHAHGFRGIAEALYLRDHMTRQVELADLTDDPAERAARTTFVVVGAGYTGTEVAAQGVLYTDVLHARHPRLGAGRPRWMLLDLAERILPELHPRLSRAADAVLRARGVDVRTGVSVREATREGVRLSTGEFVATRSLIWCVGVRPDPLVDELGLKTERGRLVVDEYLSVPGYPEVYAVGDAAAVPDLTRPGELTPMTAQHAQRHGKRAAHNIAASYGHGKRRPYRHHDLGFIVDLGGTQAAANPVGLPLTGLPAKAVARGYHLLALPANRIRTAVDWLLDAALSRQVVQLGLVAPTALPLDSTVN; from the coding sequence ATGGCCCGGCCGAGGATCGTCATCGTCGGTGCCGGATTCGCCGGCTACCACGCCGCCCGCGCCCTGTCGCGGCTGTCGCGGGGGCGCGCCGACATCGCGCTGGTCAACCCCATGGACTACTTCCTGTACCTGCCGCTGCTGCCCGAGGTCGCCGCCGCTGTGCTCGACCCGCGCCGAGTGGCGGTCTCCCTGCCGGAGACCCTGCCCGGCGTGCGGCTCATCCTCGGCGAAGCCGACCGCATCGACCTCGCCGCCCGGCGGGTGGGGTGGGTCGACCCCGAAGGCGGACGGGGCACCTGCGGCTACGACCGGCTGGTGCTGGCCGTCGGCAGCGTGACCAAGCTGCTGACGATCCCGGGCGTCAACGAGCACGCCCACGGCTTCCGGGGCATCGCCGAGGCGTTGTACCTGCGCGACCACATGACCCGGCAGGTCGAGCTCGCGGACCTGACCGACGACCCGGCGGAACGCGCCGCCCGCACCACCTTCGTCGTGGTCGGCGCCGGCTACACCGGGACCGAGGTCGCCGCGCAGGGCGTGCTCTACACCGACGTCCTGCACGCCCGGCACCCGCGGCTCGGTGCCGGGCGGCCCCGGTGGATGCTGCTGGACCTGGCCGAGCGGATCCTGCCCGAGCTCCACCCACGGCTGTCGCGCGCGGCGGACGCGGTTCTGCGCGCCCGTGGGGTGGACGTGCGCACCGGCGTGTCGGTGCGGGAGGCGACCCGCGAGGGCGTCCGACTCAGCACCGGCGAGTTCGTGGCGACACGCTCGTTGATCTGGTGCGTCGGGGTACGCCCCGACCCGCTCGTCGACGAGCTGGGCCTCAAGACCGAACGCGGCCGGCTCGTCGTCGACGAGTACCTGAGCGTGCCCGGATACCCCGAGGTGTACGCCGTCGGCGACGCGGCCGCCGTGCCCGACCTGACCCGTCCCGGCGAGCTCACCCCGATGACCGCGCAGCACGCCCAACGCCACGGCAAGCGCGCCGCCCACAACATCGCCGCCTCGTACGGTCACGGCAAACGCCGCCCGTACCGGCATCACGACCTGGGTTTCATCGTTGACCTCGGTGGCACACAAGCCGCCGCGAACCCGGTCGGGCTGCCCCTCACCGGCTTGCCGGCCAAGGCGGTCGCCCGCGGGTACCACCTGCTGGCCCTACCCGCCAACCGGATCCGCACCGCCGTGGACTGGCTGCTCGACGCCGCCCTGTCCCGTCAGGTCGTCCAACTCGGCCTGGTGGCCCCCACGGCCCTACCGCTCGACTCCACCGTCAACTGA
- a CDS encoding sulfite oxidase-like oxidoreductase, with the protein MGFVSRGFVGRPEAREGTVLLPPGQYDIGGGFPVLSAGPTPRTALDDWDFTISGEVDAPDRLTWQEFQDLPHEEVTVDIHCVTKWSKFDTTWSGVSLDTLLDRVETSADYLLAFCDGGYTTNLPLEDVTGGRAWIVDQYDGEPLEAQHGGPARLLVPHLYFWKSAKWVRGLRLSSVDEPGFWESLGYHIYGDPWREQRYAGD; encoded by the coding sequence ATGGGATTCGTCTCGCGGGGATTCGTCGGCCGGCCCGAGGCCCGCGAGGGCACGGTGCTGCTGCCTCCAGGGCAGTACGACATCGGAGGCGGCTTCCCGGTGCTGTCCGCCGGCCCGACGCCTCGCACCGCCTTGGACGATTGGGACTTCACGATCAGCGGAGAGGTCGATGCGCCCGACCGGCTGACGTGGCAGGAGTTCCAGGATCTGCCGCACGAAGAGGTCACCGTCGACATCCACTGCGTGACGAAGTGGTCGAAGTTCGACACGACGTGGAGCGGCGTCTCCCTCGACACCCTGCTCGATCGCGTCGAGACCTCGGCGGACTACCTGCTGGCCTTCTGCGACGGCGGCTACACGACGAACCTCCCGCTCGAGGACGTCACCGGTGGCCGTGCCTGGATCGTCGATCAGTACGACGGTGAGCCGCTGGAGGCGCAGCACGGCGGCCCGGCCCGGCTGCTCGTGCCGCACCTGTACTTCTGGAAGTCCGCGAAATGGGTACGTGGCCTACGGCTGTCGAGCGTCGACGAACCCGGCTTCTGGGAGTCGCTGGGCTACCACATCTACGGTGACCCGTGGCGCGAACAGCGATACGCCGGCGACTGA
- a CDS encoding FAD-binding oxidoreductase, with amino-acid sequence MARTAIRRRLTWRLATVAANASEARAVHRLSLRIDGWDGHLPGQHVDVRLTAPDGYQAQRSYSIASAPESPTVDLVVQRLDDGEVSPYLTDGLRPGDQLELRGPIGGYFVWHAELDSPLQLVAGGSGVAPFLAMLDHHAAAASGAPVRLLYSARTLDDVIGHPRLERHAERGIGVTIALTRDQPPGWTGLSGRLTPQIIRERVWPVDRRPSVFVCGATTFVEAVADSLVEAGHPAAAIRIERFGDVRGARRDSGVPTTRR; translated from the coding sequence GTGGCGCGAACAGCGATACGCCGGCGACTGACGTGGCGGCTCGCGACCGTCGCCGCGAACGCCTCCGAGGCCCGTGCCGTCCACCGGTTGTCGCTGCGGATCGACGGCTGGGACGGACACCTGCCGGGACAGCACGTCGACGTCCGCCTGACGGCGCCGGACGGATACCAGGCGCAGCGCAGCTACTCCATCGCGTCGGCTCCGGAGAGCCCGACGGTGGACCTGGTGGTGCAACGGCTCGACGACGGCGAGGTCTCGCCGTACCTCACCGACGGCCTCCGACCCGGCGACCAGTTGGAGCTGCGCGGTCCGATCGGCGGCTACTTCGTGTGGCATGCCGAGCTCGACTCGCCGCTGCAGCTGGTGGCCGGTGGCTCGGGGGTCGCGCCGTTCCTGGCGATGCTGGATCACCACGCCGCAGCGGCCTCCGGCGCGCCGGTGCGGCTCCTCTACTCGGCACGAACCCTCGACGACGTGATCGGCCATCCACGCCTGGAGCGCCACGCCGAACGCGGCATCGGCGTGACGATCGCCTTGACGCGCGACCAGCCGCCGGGGTGGACCGGCCTCAGCGGCCGGCTGACACCGCAGATCATCCGAGAACGGGTCTGGCCCGTCGACAGACGGCCGAGCGTCTTCGTCTGCGGCGCCACCACGTTCGTCGAGGCGGTGGCGGACAGCCTCGTCGAGGCCGGGCACCCGGCGGCCGCCATCAGGATCGAACGATTCGGGGATGTGAGAGGAGCGCGCCGTGACTCCGGAGTCCCGACGACTCGACGGTAA
- a CDS encoding DUF6510 family protein yields MTPESRRLDGNAAAGRLSEVFVFDVTAAETRCGGCGMTAPLGVYHVYADAPGMVVRCPTCEAMVMRIAQTPGHTWLDMSGVAALRIST; encoded by the coding sequence GTGACTCCGGAGTCCCGACGACTCGACGGTAACGCCGCCGCAGGTCGGCTGTCGGAGGTCTTCGTCTTCGACGTCACCGCCGCGGAGACCCGATGCGGAGGATGCGGGATGACAGCTCCGCTGGGGGTGTACCACGTCTACGCCGACGCGCCGGGCATGGTCGTGCGCTGCCCCACCTGTGAGGCGATGGTCATGCGGATCGCTCAGACGCCGGGGCACACGTGGTTGGACATGAGCGGCGTCGCCGCGCTCCGCATCAGCACGTGA
- a CDS encoding alpha/beta hydrolase: MASMSEREGREIEAANASGTTPVVFVHGLWLLPSSWDRWADFFKQAGYAPLTPDWPDDPETVEAARANPDVLAKKTLKQVADHTADVIGKLETKPAVIGHSTGGLVAQMLAGRGLSATTVAIDPGVFRGVLPLPFSTLKAAGPFLLNPRYRGRAITLTFDQFTYGWTNALDEDEAKHLYDTHHVAGSGIALAQMANANLNPWTESKVDTKNPDRGPLLILDGEKDHTVPWAIANASYERQKRNPSVTEIKKMLDRGHSLTIDHGWQEVAQTALDFVKRFVPAKPS; encoded by the coding sequence ATGGCGTCCATGTCGGAGCGGGAGGGCAGGGAGATCGAGGCGGCAAACGCCTCCGGCACCACTCCGGTCGTCTTCGTCCACGGCCTCTGGCTGCTGCCGAGCAGCTGGGACAGGTGGGCGGACTTCTTCAAGCAGGCCGGCTACGCCCCGCTGACGCCGGACTGGCCAGACGATCCGGAGACGGTTGAAGCGGCGCGGGCGAACCCGGACGTCCTCGCCAAGAAGACGCTGAAGCAGGTTGCCGACCACACGGCCGACGTGATCGGCAAGCTCGAGACGAAGCCCGCCGTGATCGGTCATTCGACCGGCGGATTGGTCGCGCAGATGCTCGCCGGCCGTGGGCTCTCGGCAACCACGGTTGCCATCGACCCGGGCGTGTTTCGCGGCGTCCTGCCGCTGCCCTTCTCCACGCTCAAGGCCGCTGGACCGTTCCTGTTGAACCCCCGGTATCGAGGCCGCGCCATCACGCTCACCTTCGACCAGTTCACATACGGCTGGACGAACGCCCTCGATGAGGACGAGGCGAAGCACCTTTACGACACCCACCACGTGGCCGGGTCGGGGATCGCCCTGGCCCAGATGGCCAACGCCAACCTCAACCCCTGGACCGAGTCGAAGGTCGACACGAAGAACCCCGATCGGGGCCCGCTGCTGATCCTCGACGGGGAGAAGGACCACACGGTTCCCTGGGCGATCGCCAACGCCTCCTACGAGCGGCAGAAGCGCAACCCGAGCGTCACCGAGATCAAGAAGATGCTCGACCGCGGCCACTCGCTGACCATCGACCACGGCTGGCAGGAGGTCGCGCAGACCGCGCTCGACTTCGTCAAGCGGTTCGTCCCGGCCAAGCCGAGCTAG